Part of the Lolium rigidum isolate FL_2022 chromosome 6, APGP_CSIRO_Lrig_0.1, whole genome shotgun sequence genome, CAGGAGATCACAAGAAATTTTATTGTTCTACAGCGTCGCAGTAAAGTGGCCAGGCGACAGCATGATGGACATTCACTGCCGCTAGCGCAACTAGGCTTGGCGCCTGCTTGGCTCGCAACCTGAAGATGAAAACAACTCACTGCTGGCCTTCAGGTGGTCATCCATGTACCTACGAGCCGGTATACGCAACTGAACGCATGTGCACCAGACCAGATAACCCAACATGTGTGCCACGAAAGCGTGTAACGATATGCAAGCTGGGTACTGTACCTGGTGTACGTGCCACCCAGCAACAACGCTGGACGCGGCACGGTCATGTTGACGTCTTCCCGGCCACAGGTATCAGCCATTTCCAATTCCCAGATCGATGGCCGACAGCAGGCACGGCGTCCATGAAACAAAAATAAGAGGCCTGGATCAAGAAACACACAAGCAAATGCGAAATTTAAGTGGCATCGTCGGTGCCGGGGAGCACATGCAACCGAGCAGTGACAACATCACGAGATCCATCACAGACCACAACATATGTAAGTGCTGCAACAGTAGGACACCAGCAGGACGCCCCCATTCCCACAAGCAGGTCATTTCAACCGACAAAACTCTCAAAAAAAAAGTCATTTTAACACAGAATGCTCATCAGGTAAACATCAAACTTGCTTCCAGGTGTAAGAAAGGAATTCCCTTAATCGAAAAAAGATGTAAAAATGGAATATATGCATTCTTCTCCCTTCATCTTTCCAAtcttaaaaaaaaaacacatactAACACCCCACTATCCAACTTAGCTTGATTCGGTCGTCTAACTAGAGTTTTTATGAGTTTATCCCAGCAAAGAGAGAGTTCTTACGAAAATTGGACCAAAAGCTGTTGTAGTCGAGTGATTCCCAATTTTTGCTATGTAGCAccataaaaatataaacatcatCAGTTACCACTCGTGACTCATCCACAACATACCACAGTTTAGTCACACAATTCAAGATTTGAGCCTGAAATCTAACTCAGATACCTCAAAAAAGTGATAGGGAAAATGAAACCACGCCTATGAAAGAAAACATTTAACATCATTATTGTGACGCCGATGGAGCTCAAAATGCAACATTGTCGCACACAAATTAAGAAAATGCCCAGTTCCTAGCAACAGCAGGGAAGCACAAATAGCGTCTATTAACCAATATAGCAGTCTGTTCCTGAAAACTGAAAACCTGTGGTGTAGCATATTCCACCACCCCGACCCCCGCGTCGTCCTCCCTGGGCGGCTCGGGGGAACCCtagcgagcgccgccgccgccccccccccacccctgctccctccctccgccgccggaggagtccaccgggcaaagcccacgctggaggacggcggcggcggggctcctcTCGCGCGCGACGGCCTCGGCCTGCGGCGGGAGCCCGCGGTGGTGGGAGAAGGCTCGGCCTCGGCGGCTCACTGGCGTGGCGGCGGCCTAGCTCGGCCTCGGCGGCtcgccggcgtggcggcggccTAGCTCGGCCTCGGCGGCTCGGCCGGCGTGGCAGCGGCCTAGCTCGGCCCCCCTCCGCTCCCCCGGTGGTCCGAAGCAGCGCGCGGCGGGCGGAGCTCCGGCTCCTCCCGgatgtggcggcgacggcggcggctcctcgCCGCGGTCCGGCGAGGGTGGGCGGGGTGGCGGCCCCTCTCCCTCGCTTCTTCCTCTCGCGGGTGGTGGTCGGCGGGTTGGTGCCTGGTTGCTCGTCGCGGCGGCTTCCCGAGGTGCCGGATCCGACCGTGGCGGGCTCGGCTCGATCCGGCCCGTCGGTTCCTGCCGGCGGTGAGGTTGGTGGTCCTACGTGGTGTGGCGTCGTCGCCGCGTGGGAGGTGCTTGTGCCAGTGGTTCGCAGGACGGCAGCGTTGTGGGTCTCCCTCATCTCCGTTCGGCAACGTGGGAGTGCGGAGGTTCGGCTGCTCCGAGCGAAAGCTGATGGTGCGGCAGCTGCGGATGTCGCTATCCTCTTGGGGGCCTTCATGGAGCCTTCGACCTCCTCCGCTCTCGGAGCATAGTTTTCGGGCGAAAGCCTAGGCCGTGTTGTGCAGGGCTggacgacggcgtcgatccacgtcgcttccctcttgggggcgtcgtcttgAAGACTTTGTTCCCGGCGTGCTTTCCCGAGGCTGGACTCGTACGGCATCGCGGCGGGTGGCCGGCGATGTGTGAGGTCCGTGTGGTGGCTTGTGTGGCAACGATGGCGGTGTTGAGCGATGGTTTGGTAGCGTCAAGACATTGGCTTCGGCGAGCGTCCGAGTTTCTTCGTCTTGTGCTTCGCTTGTGGTGGAGTCGGAGCTGCTATGGTTTGTCGAGGGTCTTCATTTGTGCAGCGTACGATGACCTGCAGGGTGGCCCTCTGGCGATGATCTTCCTCGGCGCAGGTCCTGCGCTTATCCTCTTCAGAGCTCGTCATCAGAGTCGGAGCTGCCTGGTGCTTCACGAGGAGTCGCTTGTTTGGCGTTGGCcggcttgagcttcacggtgccgcttcggcgaggtcttggtggttggttcttcggtgaagtcggagtcgctgaagagtgatgacgatgacgctGAAGGTCAACCGCGACGACTTCTCGCTTCGGCGGCATGTGTATCTTGTGTGGGTTGCCAGGGTGGCTCTGTGTCCCTGCGGCGGTCGTGCTCCATGACGGTCAACGGGGCACTTGTTTCGGTTTTCGGCCGGTTTTCCGCTAATAAACTGGCCGAATTCTGTACTtcttctttattaatgaaaatggcaagtcttttgccTCGTTTAAAAAAAAATATAGCAGTCTGTGCAAAAGAAGACGACAAGATTTGAAGATTTGGATCTATCTGTTTTAATGTTAAGATAAACTCAACACAAACAGATgataagaaaaaaaaacacataCGAAGTTTAGTCAGCTAAATATCATAGCATGGCGATTCGGGTTTTGCAAACATTTATACCTGCATTGTAAATAAAAGGTGGCTGTAGCCTGTAATAGATTGATCATGCATGACCTAACACAAATGAACTGCGCAGATATGTCACATTCtcaataattttacaaaaaaggAATAACACATGGTGTCTAATGGAAAACTCTGTCATACCAATCAGTAAAACCAGCAGGAACATTTAGTGTATCTTCCTGAAAAAATACCATTTTATTTATGATTATAGCCAACCAATTTAGATACACGCCGGATTTATCTTCAACGAAGAAGTTCACGTAAGTCATTTGATAGCTTGCAGAAATTAAAAGTAGCACTTGAATTTATTCCCTAATCATTGTATAGCACTATTTAACTGAAATGAGCACAACCCACCTTACCTGATGTTTTAGTGCGGGCTGCTATTATCATCAGTTCCAAGCACTGTCATAACTGATGTTTACTCATGATGACAACCACATTCGCAAAGCCACTTTAGCTTCACTGACAATGATATTCACCATTGGAAAAGTAATACTGGCACAAAACCAAGGTGTTCCATGGGCACTAGCAGAAAAGTTATTTTCTGAAGTTTCAACATTAAAAGTTTAAAACCATTACCTTGGAAGAAAATTATCGCCAGAATACATTCTGATGTCATGGTTGGAATTTTATTATCAAGGCGATTATGTCATTTCCCTCAGATTTCTAAGACGATGGCGTTCCTACTGTCCCAGATTTTCCATAGGAGCGTGAGAGCCACTGCCCAATCCACCCTCTCCAATGTACTCTCCGACCTCTCTCTCTGGTTATACCGATTCAAGAGTCCTGCTCAAAAGGAGGATGTCGTGCTGTGGCGTAACCACCTATCCGCATGTAATTCTGAGACCTAAACCCTTTTTGGGGCAAACAATGAAATTCAGGTGGGGATTCTCTCCCGCCTggtgaaaatttcaagaaaaaaatatagaaaacaatGCCACATAAAAAGAATGGCCAAGTTGAGCAAGACGAAAATATATCCATGTATCCTTTTCAGAGCCAGGCTATTTCATTTTCAGGGGAAATGGTACTGTTAGCCTCTTTGCTACAGTTCAATTTGTAGTTGATAAAAATAGATATTCCACATTATGATGTATTGCTGGTCAAGACTGAAGACCAAAGATAGTGAGAGTGCATGTACTATTAAAAGATTTGCATTCTCGCCTAGAAAATCAACATGTTGTATCTCAAAATGCATCTGAGTAAAATACTTGGATGAATCTGGAAGGATTTTGTAGGACAAGGCACAAGTTATGAACACCACCATAACCATTGGGTTAATTAAATGCAAATTATAGCATCTACCTGAAAATGGCTTAACGAAATCATGAACAGCACCATCACACTTTGGTCTGTTAAATATTCTAGCATGTAGGAGAAAATGATTTAGCAGATGCAACTAAATGTGATTGAAACAAGATGAGAGCATAGATGGAAATTCCAGACAGCTATAAAATCCCTAGCAGTTCATTGTCTTCTTGGGTGCCTGATCCAGCTCCGAAATTTTCCCCTAGCCATTACCTCTGGAAGAAAATTATAGTCAGAGTACATTCTGATATCATGCAAGGAAACCTATTATCGAGAAAATTATATCTTGTCCCTCAGATTTCTAAGTTGTCCAGAACATAATAGATAATAATAGCATCTTTAGAATAGTGTTTTGTTTGTTAAAAATTAGCAGGTTTTAGTCTGGCTCTCTCATAATCTCTTACTCTTAACTCTAGTATAGCCACAATTGCCCCGGTTTTGATCATATCCTGGCTCCACCACTGTGTTTAGGTAATAGTGTTTTCGTTTGTGATCTTCTCTTGCTTGTAGGGAAAGTAGGTATGAGCAAAGAGCAAGCAATTGGCCACAAGTCTGGTATTCATCCGATCACAAACAGCTATGGAACAATGCCTTATAAGAAAGATGGCCAAGTTGAACAAGATGAAAATATACCCTTGGATCTTTTCTCAGCGCCAGCCTATTGCATTCAAGGTGAAAATGACACTGTTAACCTCTTTGCTACAGTTCAGCTAGCAGTTGACAAAAATAGATATTTGGCATTACGATGTACTGCTGGTCAAGACTGAAGACCAAAGATAGTGAGAGTGATTGTGCTTAATAAGTTCTGCATTTTCACCAAGAAAATCAACATGTTGTAGTATCTCAAAATGCTTCTGAGAAAAGTAATTGGATGAATCTGCAAGGATGTTGTGGGGGGAAAGGCACAAGTTATGAAAATCACCACCACCAGTGGGTTACTTAAATGTAAATCCTAGCATTCACCTGAAAATGGCTTAACAAAATCATGAACAGCACCATTATACTTTGGTCTGTTAAATATCCTAGCATGTAGTAAAAAATGATTTAGCAGAATGCAACTACAAGTGACTGAAACCAGATGGCAGCCCATAAAAGCAGAGCCTGGATGGACATCCAGAGTTACGGACAGAGGAGCCTTCAGAAAATCTAGTCTGCTATAAAATCCACTAGCAGTTCCTTGTCTTCTTGGGTGCTTGATCCAGTTCCGCAATTTTCCCCTGTGGCTTGCGCAGGTAAGCACCTGAGAAGAAGCACATGCCAAGCCCGAAACAAACATAAACCCCTGTGACCATATTCTATACTCAAATTCTAGGCGGGTAAACACTAATCAACTCTTAAACTCCTGTGCTCATTTTGCACCCGAAACGGGATTTATCGCGTTGCCGTCTGTTGTTACTGACCTGGCTTGGAGACGAGGTTGATGCGGGAGCGCGGCGCGGCGAACATCCAGTTGTTGTCGTCGAGTGACCTGACCTCCTTCTGCAGCGCCTCCATCACATCCGACCGGAGCTCTGCGTGCGGGGGAAGCAGCCAGCCCAATTCGAGTGCTTAACTGAGCGGAGAAGGGGAAAAGGGAGCTAGGTCTTGCAAGCAAGGGGTCGAGGGGATGGACCTACCGGTCATGGCCTCGTCCATGCGGTAGAGCGCGTCGATGGAGTCCGCGACGTCGTCCGCGGCGGGGATCGCGGTCCCGGCCCCTGCGCTCGCCGCCGAGACGGTcgacctcgccggagagctcatCGGAGATCGGCCTCGTTTGAAACGCGGCACACttccgtgcgtggtccctggtcaATGTGTTGGGACTGTCAACGGGCCGTGGTAATGGGCCTAATAAACGGGCCGTGGTAATGGGCCGGATGCTACTGCAAGACGAGTGGTTGTTTGTCTCATCATTCCACATTTCCCCACACACAGTCACGCACCACCACCAGACCCAGCCCGAGCACATCGAAGAGAgaggtcgtcggcggcggcggaggaggagaggcgacCGGAGATGGGGCGGAAGGCGAAGGTGGAGTTCGACGAGAGGCCGCCGGATGACTTCGACCCGAAGCACCCGTACGCGGACCCGGTGGCGATGCTGGAGTACCGGGAGCACCTGGTGCGGGAGAAGTGGATCCAGATCGAGACCGCCAAGATCATCCGCGAGCGCCTCCGCTGGTGCTACCGCGTCGAGGGCATCAACCACCACGTCAAGTgccgccacctcgtcgaccagtACCTCGAGTCCACCCGCGGCGTCGGATGGGGCAAGGACCACCGCCCGGCCTACCTGCACGGTACTACTCCCATCCGAACCCTCCTATGTCTACAGGCTATAGTTTCGTCTTCTTCGTTGTCTGATGTGGTTGGTCGTTTGTTGATACGCAGAGCCCAAGAAGGTGGTCGAAGTCGAGGAGTAGCGCGGCTGCTTCTGCTGCTGCTGTTCCTGTAATGGTGAGGTCAGGCTTCCTCTTGTTCTGCTTAGAAGCACCTTATTATGTAGTATGCATGATGCAGCTTACAATGAAACGTGTATGATTTATCTTAAATGGTCACCTAGTTGACCTATGAATGCGAGGTTGCTAGAACAAAATTAGTGCAGTTCACTTCAGGTTTCCATCTGGGTTTGATATGCTTAGATAGTTGGAAACTCAGTAGTCAAGATTTCTATCTTGACCGGCTATCGTTCCATGCTAGTTGGCCTTAGAATGAGAGGATGTTGGAATAAATTTCGTGCAGTCACATCAAATTTTTATTTGCGGCCAGATTACAATGCATAATATATAAAGGGTTTGAGTGTTGTCTTGACTGTATGGGCAACTGTTCATTCCAACCTGCATTTAAATAGATTTCCCTGGATCAGATCATGATATATTCATAATATATTAGCCGTCATCTGGCCTAACCAAGAAATGATGCCATCATTCATACATCCATGCTACAACCTAGGTTTAGTCATAACCCATTTTGTTCACCATAATTGTTAGTAGCCTGAATTTCTGAGCGTCTGCTAGTGCTACTAGGTCCAGGTAAAACATGTAAATGACTATGGCAATGCTCTTGCAAAACCAATTTATACAGGGATTATCTTAATATTACTGAGCAATTGACTTGAATCACCCCTTTTGAGGAAATGGGCTAAAGCTAAGAATGCTCATGTTTGAAACTTTGAATACACTTGCTTGATTTTTGAGCAATTGGAAACTCTGAGAAGCTTACCTTATCACGAAATTGCCCACACATTATCCCACTATGGAGTCTCATGGCATGAATTAATAGAGATTATGGATTCTCTTTTGACTAAATAAAATTTTGTTTAGAACATGACTTCTCTTGCCACACGTATGAAATTTATCGAATGCTATATAATACCCATTATTCTACCATATCTATTAAATTCTTGTGGTTTTCTTCCTCGTGATTGCAACTAAGTATTCTGCTGATTCTGCTCTGTTGGAAGAAAGTAGGACCGGATATATATTGTTGTGGATCATAACATTGGCCCTTATATTTTTTGCGTGCAGGTTATCTTTCCGTTGAAATTGAAAGGAGTAACCTGAACTGCTGCAGCTCTTCTCTTACCTCTGAAGCTGCTGATAGACCTTTAATAAATGATGTCAAGGAAACATTATGTTATTGTGTCTGTAATTTTTGTCACTTCGAGGAATTGAGCAAATCATTGCTTGGACTTTCCTGCCTTGtttccaattttagttcatacaaATGGTGTTTATGTTGATCTTAAGGGTACGAAAGATGGCTCTTGTTGTGatgtatttttttcaaatttatcactgtgctgtttttccttaagaaaTGCAACTGTAGCCACTGGTCTCATTTGCATCGTTATAATCAGACTTGATCAATCATTAACTTTTTGCCAGTGCGGCAGTTTTAGCATCATATGACTGAACACAGATCAGCCTAGTCTGATTGAAATAGAAACGGTAAATTGGATGCCAGTAGAGTTGTAAAAAATAGGACACTGTTATTGTCAGGTTGAAACAGAATTGTAAAAAATAGGACACTGTTTTTGACATTTTCAAATGTGTTCAAAACGTATTTGAAATAAAGGGAGCATTTGCACCCCAGAGCCAAAACGCTTTGTCCGAATGAAAATCAACAACATGGTTTGCACGAAAAATAACTGAAAAGGGAGGGAGCGAGACAGAGGAGTTCACGAAAAGGAACAGAGAAGCAGCAGAGATTCAGATAAACTGCAGCTTCCAAAAGAGAAGAGTCATAACAAGGGTACGACAATTCTGATTAACTGTTACTGATTATGGTCCAAACAGAGCTACAAGTTGGTGGATGCTTATATAGATTCCATGTCAATTTTGAAAAATGGACGCTGAAGGAGTTCATCAGAACTGTTGCTATACAAACAAGGTCTTTTCCATTCGTCGCAGTACTGTTGCTTCAGTAGCACTTCCGAATTTGTTTGCCCTAGTTATCTGTAACCTTACCTCCCGCTACTGCATCATGTGTCATGTCTGCTCCAGTTTTCAACACCAAAACAAGAATGTACCCTACTCTATCATGTAACCATGAACATGAACTGTACCATCTTGAAGCAACTGTAGAGTAAGCCATTCAGGGAAAGCAATGAAACACTAAAACAAGAATGTACCCTACTCATCATGTAACCATGAACATGAACTATTCCAACTTTGAAGCAACCGTAGAGTAAGGCATTCAGGAACGCAATGAAATTaacaggaaaagaaaaacatttcaacTACAAACGACAGAGAACGAAGAATGAAAGCACAGGTTCATAGACAATGGTCCCAATAACAGAAATAACTTGTAAACTTAAATAGGGCCATCAGTTCCACTACTACGTTCGAGCAAATGAAAACTGAATATAGACTTGGAACTCTTGCAATGTAAATTTCCCATTCTGTTCATTTTTTCCAACTGACAGTTCCACTACTAAGTTTGAGCAAATGAAAAATAAATATAGCCTTAAATGCTTGCAATGTAAATTGCCCTTCCTGTTCTCTTACTTCCAACTGAAGGTGATGAAGATAGCAGTCAGATTCTTTCCTACTACTTTGACATCCACTACAGAAAGATAGAACACACAAATGCAGTCTCATTACAAGGAGAACATGCAGCGCATCTAAAAACATGCTACATGCATATTGACCTGAATATAAAGGAAACATGCCGATGCGGAGAACTTGATGTTCCACTGAGTGCAGATAAAATAACATGGAAGTATACTGGACTTTAAACATTTCACAATATGAAGGAATAAGCGGAAATGTAGTACACAAGCAACTTTTAAATGAATCTGATTCAGGTATCTAGCAGGAATTCATGTTCACACAAAATACCAGATGTGGGAATGATAAATCCCCTGGTTACTGAATTTCATGAAAAGCTAGTCAAACATTCAGTGCATGAATTCAATTCCTCTGTGACCAACATAAAAAAACACTTCTCATTATAGAATCAGTATGATGAACAGAAGAGCCTCAATTTTGCATGCAAATACTCAAAAAGGAGAAACAATTGTAACATCTCTTTCATTCAAACAGGTGATAAAGTTTCAGAGCTCCAGTACCAATTGAAAACATATCCATCACTGCAGTACCAATCGAAAACATATTCATCACTGCAGTACCACTAAGATTGGCTTGCCATTTTGCATTCATCCAGTATCAAGAAGAAAAGATTTGCACATCTAGAACAAATTTTCTTCAGAAGCTGGTTTTTAGTCCCCTACTTTTGTTCTGACTAAACTGGGTGAAGCAAACTAGGAAGAAGAGAAAGATACCTAAAGAACCAGTATGAAAGGAGCCAGGAGAAGGGATTTACACCGCAGGGCCTCCGCGCAGCGCCGCAGGTTGAAACCCAAGTAAATCCATGACCTGTTAATAAACGTAGCTCCCCATCCTAAATTGTTGCTCATTATTCCTCTCAAGTCTTGCAATGTCACCCTCGCATTACCCAGACATCCAAGAATTGCAAGTCTGCGACCATGGCATCCTGAATCCATCATCTCATTTCACGACAGTGGGcttgctctcctcctcctccttgagggCCACATCATCGTCCTTGTGAACCATGTCCCAGAAGAAATCTGTGAGGGCAATCTCGTAGCCTGGCATCTTGGCGTAGCCGGggaagtagttgatgtcaatgaCGAGGTAGCGGTCCCCAGCGCGGACATCCCTGATCATGTCGAAGTTGAAGAGCTGCAGCCCCAGCGCGCGGCGGAGCCCGCCAGCGATCTCGTTCACGAAATCAGTGGGCGGCATGACGGCGTCCTCGAGCCGCAGGTCCTCGTAGTACTCCTCGGCGTTGCGCGCCGTGGGGAGGTTGGACACCTGCGAGAAGGAGACGGTGCCCTCCGCGGCGGTGTCCTCGAGGATCTCCTTGGAGACGTCCGGCAGGCTGCGGCGCTTGACGCAGGTGACGTGGCCGCCGACGACGTAGAccttgaagatgacgccgccgtGGTTGACGAACTCCTGCAGGACGAGCGGCGGGCGGAGCTTGCGGAGGCCCTCGCCGTGGTAGACGAGGGACATCTTGTGCGACTTGGCGCTGCCGTCGGCGACGAGGGGCTTGGCGATGAGCGGGAAGCGGAGCGCGGCGAGGAGGCCCGAGTCGGTGAGCGCGGCCGCGTCGTAGACGACGACCTGGCTGGGGATGCCGAAGGTGTGGCGGTGGTGGTCGGCGGCGTCGCTGGGCGGGAcgtcgagctcggagacgaccTGGAGCATGGAGATGCGGTTGTGGAGGCGGTCGATGGCGTGCggcgggtcgacgacggggacggacGGGTAGCGGGCGGAGAAGGCCTGGAGCTGGGCGCGCCAGTCGTGGCCGTAGAGCTTGTGGATGACGAGGTCGAAGGGGCCCTGGTCCGCGAGGGGCCGCGCCTCGTCGACGGGGACGAGGTCCAtcccgcgggcggcggcgcgggagaggAGCGAGGACTGGATGAAGCTATTCTGcttcttgggcgcgagcgcgtagCCGACGACGTAGCGGCGGGTGTCGGCGGAGGAggtatcggcggcggcggcggccatggcgtcgtGAAGGGTGGGAGGAATCGGGGATTTGGGGTGGGTGGATAAAGGTTGGGGAGGGATGTGATGCCCTCGCTTTTATAACCGGATCGCTCGATCTGGAGTAATTTCTCAGGAGACGGTGAAAAGAATCCCCTCTGTCCTCGTGGACCAGGTCTATCTATGGCCGTGGGCAGGCTGGATTAGTTAACATCGTACGATGCTAAACCTCACTACACCATGTCACCATCTGATTTGGTTTTGGGTGTTGATTAATGACTGATATGCTAATTTTTCAGTCATGTGTAAAAATTAATACGGAGTAGCTACATAAGGGAGAATTGCTAACAAGATTTGTTCCCTAGTTAGAAACTAGGGTTTATGTCCTCCGGTGGCTTCTCCCGCCGTGAGTTTTGGGGAGTCCCGATCTGATCGCCGCTGACTTAGACGGGGTCTGATCCTGCAACGAAAATGGAGGAGACTGCGGCATCATCGAGCACggtgccaggaggaaaggaagacGTAGACAAGCTTCTGGAGAGATTGAATTTCCATGAAGAGGCAGATGAAGGAATCGTTTGGGAAGATGAGGCGTCGGATCCTCAGATGAAGGCGAAGTGGCTCGCGGTGGCTAAAGTTCATACGGATATGGGTTTTAGCCCTAGTGCCATGTATGCCTACATGCGATCGGCCTGGAACCCTGCGAAGGAAGTAGTCTGGAGAAAGCTGGAAGACAATTTGTTCTCGATCCAGTTTGGTTGTCTCGCAGATTGGGACAAAGCAATGAACATGGGACCCTGGCTTTTCAGGAATAACTATGCCTTGATGATGGAGGAATACGATGGGTTCCAGAACCCTAGAACTACAGTGTTGGACAAAATTGTGGTTTGGGCGAGAGTGCTTCAGTTGCCTGATAATTATTTGAAGGAACCTGTGATTTGTGGGATGTGTAGGCCGGTGGGTGAGGTCAAGGAGGTACAGATCAAACTACCAGCGGGCTTTATTGGTGAATTTGCCAGAGTAAGGATTAAGCTGGAAGAAGTTGTCACTTTTTGTATCAATAACAAAGGACACGAAGAAGGATTGGTACCAGctgaaatatgagaaattaccgtTGTTCTGTGGTGCTTGTGGCTTGCTAGGGCATTGGTATCAAGAATGTGGGACGGGAGAGCATGATGTGAAGAAATTGGAGTGGGGTGATTTCATGTTAGCGGACGGAGGTCGTGGTCAGGTAGAGAATGGAGTGCTGGGCGTGACTCATCTGGAGGAAGAGGAATGAGAGGGGGACGTAATCAGAGTGATGGCAGGGTTCCTATGGGGAGAGGAAGAGTCCGTTCTGCTTCCTCTACAGAAACTGCTATTCAACCTTGGGTAGCGGAGGCTGCAAACAGAGATGAGGAGATGGCTGATATTATAAATGGAAGGAAACGGGATAATACAGATGGAATTACCGTTGGTGGCATGGGGAGCTGAGTAAAAATCCAATGGTGGATGGAATCATTAATCAGTTGGAACCAGGGAATACTTTGGCAGTGTTGGGATCTCCTGAGAAGGTCCAACCTCCAAAACGTTCGAGGAAGGGAGAAGAAACACAAAACCAAAATTTATCGGTGACCTCTGGTTCGGAGGTTGTCCGGGAGCAATGAAACTATTAAGTTATAACGGCTGTGGTCTTCAAAAACTACGGCTGTGACGACGCTTGTGAAAGTTCAAAAGCGCCAAGATGCAGATATTATTTTTCTGATGGAAACTCATTTGGATGAATGGCCAGCTAAGTGTTTAAAAAGGAGATTGAGTATGGATCATAAGGAAGTGTGTGTGTAGTGATGGAAAAAGGGGGGTCTACTTCTGTTATGGAAAAAAGATGTGGTTGTATCTTCACGCCATAAATCTGAGAATTATATTGATGTGTTCATTGGTGTTGGACAGGAAAATATTTGGAGGTTCACGGGGTTCTATGGAGAACCAAGATGGGAGAATAAACACTTATCTTGGGACCGCCTCAGAGATTTAAAGGCAGTCACCACAATTCCTTGGGTAGTCATGGGGGATTTCAATGAAATTCTATATTCGTTTGAAAAGGAAGGAGGAAGAACAAGACCAAATAAATTTCTGTTGGCATTCGATGAGGCTCTAATCCAGTGTGGACTAACTGATTTCGGATATACAGGTGACAAGTTTACTTGGCATAGAGGGGGCATTAGAGAGAGATTGGATAGAGCAATAGCTTGTGATGATTGGAGAGGGAAATTTCCTGATGCCAAAGTGGAAATTTTGAACTACAGCCGGTCGGATCATCGACCTTTGCTACTTAGTTTTGGAGTGGCGCCGATCTTGGAAAGACAGGGGCGGGCTTTGCTCCGTTTCGAAGCTAGATGGCTTAAGGAAAAAAGCTTACATCAGTTGGTCGCCGATGCATGGGAAGCATCATCGCACCAAGTAGGTAATGGTCTGGCTGACAGGCTCTCGGTGGTGCATGATAATCTCCATCGATGGGACCGTGCGATTCTGAAGAAACCTCAAAAGAAAATAAACTCGATCAAAAAAGAATTAGATGAGCTCACTAGAAGTGACTTGACAGACGAAA contains:
- the LOC124666888 gene encoding NADH dehydrogenase [ubiquinone] 1 beta subcomplex subunit 10-B-like, producing the protein MGRKAKVEFDERPPDDFDPKHPYADPVAMLEYREHLVREKWIQIETAKIIRERLRWCYRVEGINHHVKCRHLVDQYLESTRGVGWGKDHRPAYLHEPKKVVEVEE
- the LOC124664444 gene encoding protein SAMBA-like produces the protein MSSPARSTVSAASAGAGTAIPAADDVADSIDALYRMDEAMTELRSDVMEALQKEVRSLDDNNWMFAAPRSRINLVSKPGAYLRKPQGKIAELDQAPKKTRNC
- the LOC124661822 gene encoding inositol-tetrakisphosphate 1-kinase 5-like encodes the protein MAAAAADTSSADTRRYVVGYALAPKKQNSFIQSSLLSRAAARGMDLVPVDEARPLADQGPFDLVIHKLYGHDWRAQLQAFSARYPSVPVVDPPHAIDRLHNRISMLQVVSELDVPPSDAADHHRHTFGIPSQVVVYDAAALTDSGLLAALRFPLIAKPLVADGSAKSHKMSLVYHGEGLRKLRPPLVLQEFVNHGGVIFKVYVVGGHVTCVKRRSLPDVSKEILEDTAAEGTVSFSQVSNLPTARNAEEYYEDLRLEDAVMPPTDFVNEIAGGLRRALGLQLFNFDMIRDVRAGDRYLVIDINYFPGYAKMPGYEIALTDFFWDMVHKDDDVALKEEEESKPTVVK